The DNA sequence TCGGCGAGTGCCAGACCCGTTGCGCCGCCTGCACCTGGGTGATGATGCCGGTCAGCCCCTGCGCCAACGAGTCGTGGATCTCCCCCGCCATCCGCTGCCGCTCGTCGCGCACGCCGGCCGCGCGGGCCTGGGCGAGCAGTTGGGCGTGCAGTTCGGCGTTCTCCTCCAGCGCCGCCTCCAGCCGGGCGACCAGTTGCCGGCGCTGCTCGTGCTGGGCGGTGGTCCGCTCGGCCAGCACGATGCCGGCGCTGATCGCCACGGTCTGCACGACGATCACCCCCAGGTACGTGCCGAGCGACGGCACCGTCATGGCCGGCACACCGGACGCCATGGTGTTGATGACGATCGAGGTGCCGAACACGCCGGCCGCCCCCAGCGGCCACGGTCGCAGGTGGTACGCGTGGAAGAACCCGGTGATGGCGAAGAGGAGGAAGATCACGTCCCGGGTCATCAGCGCGACGCAGAGCGTGAGCAGTCCGGCGAAGTAGCTCAGCATCGGCAGGGTCCGCCTGCGGCGGTCCGGCGGCACCCGGGTGTGTCCCAGGTACACCCATCCGGCCGTCGCCCCGACCAGGCCCAGGGTGATCGCGTGGTCGCGCCAGGTCCGGCCGGGCTGGGTCAGGGCGATCACCGTCGAGGCGGGCAGCAGCAGCCAGGGCGTCCAGACGAGCAACGTGTCGTACCAGCGGTCCCCGTCGGGCCCGGCGTCACCGCTCATCGGCGCTCACACCTTCGGCTCGTTGCCCCAGAAAACCTTCGGCTCACTCCCAGCGGAACGACTTCGCCGCCGCCCCGCCGGCCGCGACCGCGATTAGCGCCATTGTCTTCAGTTGCAGCAGGTACGCGGAGCCTGCCGGCCCGGCGGCCGCCACCGTGTCACCGGACCAGGCGGACAGCAGCGTCTGCGCCCCGGGCGGGGTGTATTCGCCGAGGCGCATCAGAAAGCCCGGCAGCAGGAAACGCGGCAGGAAGACACCGCCAGCGAACATGGTCAGCAGGTACCCGACCATCGCCAGCCCGGTGGCGGCCCGGGCGGTGGGTGCGACTGCGGCGATCAGCATGCCGATCGCCAGGAGCGCGCCGAAGCCGAGCAGGAACGCGACGGCGAACCTGACCGGGTGTCGCGGCAGCGGCACGTCGAGGACCAACCAGGCCGAGACGATCAGCAGTACGGCCGCCACGACCGCCGCCGCCAGGGCGACGACGAGCTGCGCCACCAGAACCGTACCGGGGTGGACCGGGGTGGTCGACATCCGCCGCAGGATGCCCCGCTCCCGGTAGCCGGCGACCACCCCCGGGAGGTGCTGCAGTCCGACGATGCCGAGGCCGAGCACGAGTGCGCTCGGTGCCCAGAGCTCGATGAACCGTGCCCCGCCGAACTCCGGCGACGGCTCCCGCAGCGCCGGTGCGGCACCGAGCCCGAGCAGGATCGCGGTCGGGAACAGCACTCCGAAGACGACGGCCATCGGCTCCCGCAGGAACAGCTTCGCCTCGGCGACGGTCAGTTTGAACAGAGCGGACATCAGGTGGACTTCTTCCGGGTGAGGGCGACGAAGGCGTCGTCCAGGCTGGTCTGCTCGACCCGCAGGTCCCCGGCGGTGATCTGCTGCTCGGCCAGGACCGAGGTGACCGCCTGCAGCAGGTTCCCGGTGCCGGCCACCACCACCTGCGGCCCGTGGCGGTGGACGCTGGTCACCTCGGGCAGGTCGGTCAGCAGCCGCTCGTCCAGCGCCGCCGACGGGCGGAACCGTACCCGCTGCTCGGCCGCCACGGACGCGACCAGGCCGGCGGGGGTGTCGAGCGCGACGACGCGCCCGGCGTCGATCAGCGCAAGCCGGTCGCAGAGCCGTTCCGCCTCGTCCATGAAGTGGGTGACGAGGACGATCGTCACGCCGGTGTCGCGTACCTGCTCGATCAGGTCCCAGGTGTCCCGCCGAGCCTGCGGGTCGAGCCCGGTGGTCAGCTCGTCGAGCACCGCGACGGTGGGTCGACCGGCCAGGGCGAGCGCGACCGACAGTCGCTGCCGCTGCCCGCCGGAGAGCTTCCGGTACGGAATGTCACGCTTGCCGGCGAGCCCGAGCATGTCCAGCAGCCGCCGCCCGTCGGCCGGCTCGCGGTAGAACGACCGGTACAGATTCATCGCCTCGGCCACCGTCTGCTTGTCCGGCAGCCGGTGCTCCTGCAACTGCACCCCGACCTTTTCCCGTAACTCACGCCGGTCGCGTCGCGGATTGAGGCCGAGCACCGTGACCTGGCCATGATCGGGGGTACGCAGACCGCTCACGCATTCGACGGTGGTCGTCTTGCCGGCACCGTTCGGGCCAAGGATGCCGAAGATCTCGCCCGCCTCGACGGTGAACGACACGTCGTCGACGGCGACCGTGTCCCCGTACCGCTTGTGGAGTCTCGCCACCTCGATGATGCCCATGGGGACCAGCGTGGCCGCCGCAGGGGATTGCCGGGTCGCCCGACCGGCGGCGAGGTCGGTCGATCCGTGTATCCACCGATCGGTTGACGCCCGCCGTGGCCTCCCTGGTATTCGAGGTCAGGCGAGGGTGTCGAGGTCCCGCAGAGCGAAGCGGAGGTGCTCCCACTCCTCCTTCAGGATCACGTGCAGGCAGTGCAGTACGGACACGGTGTGCTCGGGCGACCAGGCGCTCGGACGTGGCTCGGCGAGCACCTCCGCCGTCACGCTCGCGAGGAAGTCCCGGACCATGGCCTGCCGCTCGGCACGCACCTGGAGTACCGCCGCGAACGTCGGCTTCTCCGTCACGAAGATCGACATGTCGAAGCCGTCCGTCTCGTACTCGGCGTGCGGCTGGCCCAGTGGATGGAAGGGTCGCGGCAGACGCAGGACCGCCTTGCCGAGCCAGGCGTCGGTAGCGAACACGAGATGGCGCAGCGTCTGCGCGAACGACCACTCGCCGTCGACCGACACGTCGACGGCACCCTCGGGCAGTGCTGGGATCCGATCGACCACGGCCGCCCACGCCTGTTCGAGCGCCGCCCACGCCGTACGCAGGCCAGCGGGATCGTCGGCCCGCTTCAGCTCCCGTCCGGGGAACCGCCGGTCGAGTTCCGCCTCGACGAGTGGCGCGATGTCGACCCCGTTGACCAGCAGGGCACCGTCGGCCAGCCACGGCGCGTCGATGTCCAACCCGCGTACGTCGACGCCACGCATCACCGCGCCGGCCAGCGTCGACCTGTCGAACCGCGCACCTCGCAGGTCCCGGTCGACGAACCGGGTGACGTCCTCCCGAGCCATGGTGTCCACTCCCTTCCGCGATCCGGCGATGCTAGCGCTGCGGTACGACGACGGGGGCGTTCCGGCGTCAGGTCCGTCCAGCGGCGACCTCGGCGTCACTGCGCAGGATGCAGAACTCGTTACCCTCCGGA is a window from the Solwaraspora sp. WMMD792 genome containing:
- a CDS encoding ABC transporter permease encodes the protein MSALFKLTVAEAKLFLREPMAVVFGVLFPTAILLGLGAAPALREPSPEFGGARFIELWAPSALVLGLGIVGLQHLPGVVAGYRERGILRRMSTTPVHPGTVLVAQLVVALAAAVVAAVLLIVSAWLVLDVPLPRHPVRFAVAFLLGFGALLAIGMLIAAVAPTARAATGLAMVGYLLTMFAGGVFLPRFLLPGFLMRLGEYTPPGAQTLLSAWSGDTVAAAGPAGSAYLLQLKTMALIAVAAGGAAAKSFRWE
- a CDS encoding sensor histidine kinase, producing the protein MSGDAGPDGDRWYDTLLVWTPWLLLPASTVIALTQPGRTWRDHAITLGLVGATAGWVYLGHTRVPPDRRRRTLPMLSYFAGLLTLCVALMTRDVIFLLFAITGFFHAYHLRPWPLGAAGVFGTSIVINTMASGVPAMTVPSLGTYLGVIVVQTVAISAGIVLAERTTAQHEQRRQLVARLEAALEENAELHAQLLAQARAAGVRDERQRMAGEIHDSLAQGLTGIITQVQAAQRVWHSPTRAREHVDRALALARDGLDEARRSVQALQPRQLEAAHLPAALGELVGCWADDTGLAVRFDVTGEQVALSPAIDVTLLRVAQETLHNVLRHADASRVGVTLSYLTDVVLLDVRDDGQGMNGGADQGFGLRSMMQRVRGVGGVMEIESAPGEGTAISVRVPAIPTGAA
- a CDS encoding ABC transporter ATP-binding protein gives rise to the protein MGIIEVARLHKRYGDTVAVDDVSFTVEAGEIFGILGPNGAGKTTTVECVSGLRTPDHGQVTVLGLNPRRDRRELREKVGVQLQEHRLPDKQTVAEAMNLYRSFYREPADGRRLLDMLGLAGKRDIPYRKLSGGQRQRLSVALALAGRPTVAVLDELTTGLDPQARRDTWDLIEQVRDTGVTIVLVTHFMDEAERLCDRLALIDAGRVVALDTPAGLVASVAAEQRVRFRPSAALDERLLTDLPEVTSVHRHGPQVVVAGTGNLLQAVTSVLAEQQITAGDLRVEQTSLDDAFVALTRKKST
- a CDS encoding DinB family protein, which translates into the protein MAREDVTRFVDRDLRGARFDRSTLAGAVMRGVDVRGLDIDAPWLADGALLVNGVDIAPLVEAELDRRFPGRELKRADDPAGLRTAWAALEQAWAAVVDRIPALPEGAVDVSVDGEWSFAQTLRHLVFATDAWLGKAVLRLPRPFHPLGQPHAEYETDGFDMSIFVTEKPTFAAVLQVRAERQAMVRDFLASVTAEVLAEPRPSAWSPEHTVSVLHCLHVILKEEWEHLRFALRDLDTLA